From a region of the Argiope bruennichi chromosome 8, qqArgBrue1.1, whole genome shotgun sequence genome:
- the LOC129981931 gene encoding tetratricopeptide repeat protein 19, mitochondrial-like, whose product MYNMRNSIWRILSTCIFKYRSFNSYCKCVQCKETYLKYKRQDSSVFSIKLTQSENRSFSSKHKNFMLAGILTWLGLKKEAEEEDPMISVMKLGILNLQKKEYDTAENILHLALKLAQERQDMQAQRYIFDVLANVAFEKGDYPKAEKLFIQVTKELLASGTPFDDNAIVEISLKLASIYSHREEREKAEKGFQFCINTQQNKLDAMNLNNVNDLSDHEKDTVLLWAMCVDWYARYLLASGMLKEAKENFQKALDISERINGISHPQTLVLLNDIGSVHSLLNEYDLAVENFKKAIKRSNESESPDLPAFYCNLGATYLQCGNIEKGEEACKTALKLARKMNHAVAEEDAAECLKELNMHKSH is encoded by the exons atgtataacatGAGAAATAGTATTTGGCGCATTTTATCAACTTGCATATTCAAATATCGTTCTTTCAATTCTTACTGTAAATGTGTGCAATGTAAAGAAacgtatctaaaatataaaagacaaGATTCATCTGTTTTCAGTATAAAACTCACTCAATCAGAAAACAGGTCATTCAG ttcaaaacataaaaattttatgttggcTGGCATTTTGACATGGCTTGGACTGAAAAAGGAAGCAGAGGAAGAAGATCCTATGATATCTGTCATGAAACTAGGAattctgaatttacaaaaaaaggaaTATGATACTGctgaaaatattcttcatttggCTCTAAAACTAGCTCAAGAAAGGCAAGATATGCAAGCtcaaagatacatttttgatgTACTAGCTAATGTTGCTTTTGAGAAAGGTGACTATCCAAAAGCAGAAAAGCTTTTTATTCAAGTAACCAAAGAACTTTTAGCTTCAGGTACACCTTTTGATGACAATGCCATTGTTGAAATATCTCTGAAACTTGCTTCTATTTATAGTCACCGAGAGGAGAGAGAAAAAGCTGAAAAGGGTTTCCAGTTTTGTATAAACacacaacaaaataaattagatGCAATGAACCTGAACAATGTTAATGATCTTTCTGATCATGAAAAAGACACTGTTCTTTTATGGGCTATGTGTGTTGATTGGTATGCTAGGTATTTATTAGCTTCAGGGATGCTGAAAGAAGccaaagaaaatttccaaaaagctCTAGACATTTCTGAACGAATTAATGGCATATCTCATCCACAAACTTTAGTTTTATTGAATGACATTGGTAGTGTACATAGTTTACTTAATGAATATGATTTAGCagttgagaattttaaaaaagctattaaGCGATCCAACGAAAGTGAATCTCCTGATCTGCCAGCATTTTATTGCAACTTAGGAGCTACTTACTTGCAGTGTGGAAATATTGAAAAAGGTGAAGAAGCCTgcaaaactgctttaaaattagCAAGAAAGATGAATCATGCTGTTGCAGAAGAAGATGCAGCCGAAtgcttaaaagaattaaatatgcataaatcCCATTGA